From a single Paenibacillus sp. FSL W8-0426 genomic region:
- a CDS encoding UvrD-helicase domain-containing protein, with product MLSPNSTFYPRPLGVTAAASLPQSPSAPLETSRQLVRADEADAAYFRSLEEAGIRLNGPQISAVRHNKGPLLTLAGAGCGKTTVLAARAGYLMAIHGVHAGSILLVTFTNKAAAEMKDRIASLPGIRPAAARAVQARTFHSFALTLLRHYGTQEDIFGEPRAQHTVIKMLLRQYGMSEAFQPESLLAMLSAWKMQGSATADLPEKTQEERDAKRVLIGYEEWKRDRNKMDFDDILLRAAALLRDPAVLEPLQRRFQYIMVDEFQDTNHLQYEIVQKLASAHRNLMVVGDDDQTIYTFNGARQESILEFDKVYPGARIVTLDINYRSDARILGLGSELVARNKRRRHKTLRAAGHRGDAPRFATPSNAEEEAAWVVEQLCSQVEDGMFRYRDIAILHRTASSSRAVFEQLVLKDVPFIQHGASPVFYDQSLIRPLMDHLRLSLNPRSAEALPSALGPLYVSRDAGLEWIQRSEQQQAKKYPLIHLAKWDKLKPFQQEQVKERIKLIKSLSKMKPVFAVQEMRRQFYDKYMESGDPSIFTHYRETMLETLDEFEAAAKRFETVEEFIGFADELSRRHREMETLRRAEDSDAVQLMTIHRAKGLEFPCVYWIGASEGIIPHSSALRQDLPDDQKAALTVQQTAADLELAIEEERRLAYVAVTRAKQYLYVTSPASHHGKPADVSRFLLEAFGITVPDKRKNTDSGAYGSSHRSYGNGSASPTRSGADSGKRDMIHRRKINGGDAETPEPKDRRRSGEVRNHKAYSTPSVRQNTSSISASATNSGTSSDGGRTEVVAIWKCSSPTCKAWLRQKTDTHSRSSSGRRTASGPPECPLCSGPMEAGTRSVPVTGRDARFR from the coding sequence ATGTTAAGTCCGAACTCAACGTTTTATCCCCGTCCCCTGGGGGTTACCGCCGCTGCTTCCTTGCCGCAATCGCCCTCGGCGCCGCTGGAAACAAGCAGGCAGCTCGTCAGGGCAGACGAGGCGGATGCAGCCTATTTCCGTTCGCTGGAGGAAGCCGGCATCCGGCTCAACGGGCCGCAAATTTCGGCTGTGCGCCACAACAAAGGCCCGCTGCTCACCCTCGCTGGTGCCGGCTGCGGCAAAACGACGGTGCTGGCAGCCAGAGCAGGCTACCTGATGGCGATTCACGGCGTGCACGCCGGCAGCATTCTGCTGGTGACGTTCACGAATAAAGCCGCAGCGGAGATGAAGGACCGCATCGCCTCCTTGCCCGGCATTCGCCCGGCAGCCGCAAGAGCGGTGCAGGCCCGTACGTTCCACTCCTTTGCGCTGACGCTGCTTCGCCACTACGGCACGCAAGAAGACATCTTCGGCGAACCAAGAGCCCAGCACACCGTGATCAAAATGCTTTTGCGCCAATATGGCATGAGTGAGGCATTCCAGCCAGAAAGCCTGCTTGCCATGCTGTCCGCCTGGAAAATGCAAGGCTCCGCAACGGCCGACCTCCCCGAAAAAACGCAGGAAGAACGCGACGCCAAACGTGTGCTGATCGGATACGAGGAATGGAAACGGGACCGGAACAAAATGGATTTCGACGATATTTTGCTGCGTGCCGCCGCCTTGCTCCGCGATCCGGCCGTCCTTGAGCCCTTGCAAAGGCGCTTCCAGTACATCATGGTCGACGAATTCCAGGATACGAATCATCTTCAATACGAAATCGTGCAGAAGCTGGCATCGGCGCATCGCAACCTGATGGTTGTCGGCGATGACGACCAGACGATCTATACCTTTAATGGCGCGAGGCAGGAATCGATTCTGGAGTTCGATAAAGTCTATCCCGGAGCACGCATCGTGACGCTGGACATCAACTATCGCAGCGATGCGCGCATCCTGGGGCTTGGGAGCGAGCTTGTTGCCCGCAACAAACGCAGGCGCCACAAAACGCTGCGAGCAGCCGGACATCGCGGTGACGCACCGCGCTTCGCAACGCCCTCCAATGCCGAGGAGGAAGCTGCCTGGGTCGTCGAGCAATTGTGCAGCCAGGTCGAGGACGGCATGTTCCGTTACCGCGACATTGCGATTCTTCACCGTACCGCGAGCAGCAGCCGGGCCGTTTTCGAGCAACTGGTATTGAAGGACGTGCCCTTCATTCAACATGGCGCATCCCCTGTCTTCTATGATCAGTCCTTGATCCGGCCGCTGATGGATCACCTGCGGTTGTCGCTCAACCCCCGTTCGGCGGAAGCACTCCCCAGCGCGCTCGGTCCGCTGTACGTATCCCGCGATGCCGGCTTGGAGTGGATTCAACGCTCCGAACAACAGCAGGCCAAGAAGTATCCGCTGATTCATCTGGCCAAATGGGATAAGCTGAAGCCTTTCCAGCAGGAACAAGTGAAGGAACGCATCAAGCTGATCAAATCGCTCAGCAAAATGAAACCGGTCTTTGCCGTTCAGGAAATGCGGCGCCAATTCTACGACAAATACATGGAGAGCGGAGACCCCAGCATATTTACGCATTACCGGGAAACGATGCTGGAGACGCTCGACGAATTCGAAGCGGCAGCCAAACGCTTCGAAACCGTCGAAGAATTCATCGGCTTCGCCGACGAGCTGTCCCGCAGGCATAGGGAAATGGAAACATTGCGCCGGGCCGAGGACAGCGATGCCGTTCAGCTTATGACGATCCATCGTGCCAAAGGGCTCGAATTTCCCTGCGTGTATTGGATCGGCGCCAGTGAAGGCATAATTCCGCATAGCTCGGCCCTCCGGCAAGATTTGCCCGATGATCAAAAGGCCGCCCTCACCGTGCAGCAAACCGCTGCCGACCTGGAGCTTGCGATCGAGGAAGAACGGCGGCTTGCTTACGTAGCCGTAACGCGTGCCAAGCAGTACCTGTACGTGACTTCTCCTGCCAGCCACCACGGCAAACCTGCCGATGTGTCGCGTTTTCTGCTGGAGGCGTTCGGCATCACCGTGCCGGACAAACGCAAAAACACGGATTCCGGAGCTTATGGCTCCTCGCATAGATCCTATGGCAACGGCTCCGCCTCTCCCACTCGCTCCGGAGCAGACTCCGGCAAAAGGGATATGATCCACAGGCGCAAAATCAACGGCGGCGATGCCGAAACACCGGAGCCAAAGGATCGCAGGCGAAGCGGGGAAGTACGCAATCACAAAGCCTACAGTACGCCAAGCGTCCGGCAGAACACGTCCTCCATTTCGGCATCCGCCACAAATAGTGGAACATCAAGCGACGGCGGACGCACGGAAGTTGTGGCGATCTGGAAATGCAGCTCGCCGACGTGCAAGGCGTGGCTGCGGCAGAAGACGGACACTCACTCCCGCAGCAGCTCCGGGCGCAGAACAGCCTCGGGTCCGCCTGAATGCCCCTTGTGCTCCGGCCCCATGGAGGCGGGCACACGCAGCGTTCCCGTTACCGGAAGGGATGCACGCTTCAGATAA
- the mscL gene encoding large conductance mechanosensitive channel protein MscL, producing MRLKGLLKEFKEFAVRGNVIDLAVGVIIGAAFGKIVTSIVNDIIMPPVGKLLGGIDFSQKIINLDPDIKTANGQDITTLAQANELGATVIAYGQFINVLIDFLIVAFCIFMLVKGINLLKRKEEKKPEPAKTTKECKYCLSEIPIAATRCSHCTSHLDVEGSGSPA from the coding sequence CTGAGATTGAAAGGCTTGCTTAAAGAATTCAAAGAATTTGCCGTACGCGGCAACGTCATCGATCTGGCGGTCGGTGTGATCATCGGTGCGGCATTCGGCAAAATCGTGACGTCCATCGTCAACGACATCATTATGCCGCCTGTCGGCAAACTGCTTGGAGGCATCGATTTCAGCCAGAAAATCATTAACCTGGACCCTGATATCAAAACGGCAAACGGTCAGGACATTACAACGCTCGCGCAAGCGAATGAATTAGGAGCTACGGTCATCGCTTACGGGCAATTCATCAACGTACTTATCGATTTCCTCATCGTGGCATTCTGCATTTTCATGCTGGTGAAGGGCATTAACTTGCTCAAACGTAAAGAAGAGAAGAAACCCGAACCCGCGAAAACGACCAAGGAATGCAAGTACTGCCTGTCCGAAATCCCGATTGCGGCCACGCGCTGCTCGCACTGCACGTCCCATCTGGATGTGGAAGGAAGCGGATCGCCGGCCTAA
- a CDS encoding NUDIX hydrolase, producing the protein MTPERFDIYDERQNWIGTAPRHEVHAQGYWHRSFHCWLVRDEGKQRMVLFQRRRDTKDTFPGCYDITAAGHLTAGEQLHEASREPEEELGVAVPFEALTYLLTVKQQLQGEVRGVPFIDNEISAVYGLCVDQPLEAYTLQASEVDSLYEVPLNELLALFRGQTDRVKATGIQAEYEDSGDHGPLSVADEGASGSAFPFKRVIRQVRAADFVPHGTTYYTEILEALHHVPGCP; encoded by the coding sequence ATGACCCCAGAACGTTTCGATATTTACGATGAACGTCAAAATTGGATCGGCACGGCACCTCGCCACGAAGTCCATGCCCAAGGATATTGGCATCGCTCCTTCCACTGCTGGCTCGTGCGCGACGAAGGGAAGCAGCGCATGGTGTTGTTCCAGCGCCGCCGTGATACCAAAGACACGTTCCCTGGCTGTTACGATATTACGGCTGCAGGCCATCTCACCGCCGGCGAGCAATTGCACGAGGCCAGCCGGGAGCCGGAAGAGGAGCTGGGGGTGGCGGTTCCGTTTGAAGCGCTGACCTACCTGCTTACCGTCAAACAGCAATTGCAAGGCGAAGTGCGCGGAGTTCCTTTTATCGATAACGAAATCAGCGCCGTTTATGGCCTGTGCGTCGATCAACCGCTCGAGGCCTATACGCTCCAGGCCAGCGAAGTGGACAGTCTGTATGAAGTTCCTTTAAACGAGCTGCTTGCCTTGTTCCGCGGTCAGACAGACCGCGTAAAAGCTACCGGAATACAGGCGGAATACGAGGATTCCGGCGACCACGGGCCCCTCTCCGTCGCAGATGAAGGTGCGTCCGGCAGTGCTTTCCCCTTCAAGCGGGTGATTCGCCAGGTGCGCGCAGCCGATTTCGTGCCTCATGGAACCACGTATTATACCGAGATCCTTGAAGCACTCCATCATGTGCCCGGTTGTCCTTAA
- a CDS encoding helix-turn-helix domain-containing protein has translation MDRLLHHIRHLGFTEMEAKIMVELAKHGSASGYEVAKRLGVSRSNVYAALQRMEQRGFLLRSAGEPAKYSVLEPEELTRLITEQMRSSLDYVQSSMPRHEPEQPAFYNLEGDRNVLDALSLKLAEAKHEIVVDLWWEEAELLHVELQRAEERGVRVLWSCDGGEGGMEPPVPWAFDSLGGMSNGRRFTLVVDRRWSMLGMRGEACMTQAVVTAHPAMTGLLLNHFAQALVLFELEQDMGGELEARYGPRYADLAARYWGAFPEGNSGS, from the coding sequence ATGGACCGACTGCTGCATCATATCCGTCATCTTGGCTTTACCGAGATGGAAGCAAAAATCATGGTGGAACTCGCCAAGCACGGTTCGGCTTCGGGTTATGAGGTTGCGAAACGCCTTGGCGTGTCCCGCTCGAACGTATATGCCGCGTTACAGCGAATGGAGCAGCGGGGCTTTTTGCTCCGCAGCGCCGGCGAGCCGGCCAAATACAGCGTGCTTGAACCCGAGGAACTGACGCGTCTGATCACCGAGCAAATGCGTTCATCGCTCGATTACGTGCAGAGCAGCATGCCTAGACATGAACCGGAACAGCCTGCTTTTTATAATCTCGAAGGTGACCGGAACGTGCTGGATGCGCTAAGCCTTAAGCTGGCCGAGGCGAAACACGAGATCGTGGTGGATCTTTGGTGGGAGGAGGCCGAGCTGCTTCACGTCGAACTCCAGCGCGCCGAAGAGCGGGGCGTACGCGTATTATGGTCTTGCGATGGCGGAGAGGGAGGTATGGAACCGCCTGTCCCGTGGGCATTTGATTCACTGGGTGGCATGAGCAATGGCCGGAGATTCACGCTGGTCGTGGATCGCCGCTGGAGCATGCTTGGCATGCGTGGGGAAGCATGCATGACTCAAGCCGTAGTCACGGCTCATCCGGCCATGACCGGTCTGCTATTGAACCATTTTGCACAGGCATTGGTTCTGTTTGAACTGGAACAGGACATGGGCGGGGAACTCGAGGCGCGATACGGACCGCGTTATGCCGATTTGGCTGCACGTTACTGGGGGGCATTTCCCGAAGGAAATTCGGGAAGCTGA
- a CDS encoding xanthine phosphoribosyltransferase, with protein sequence MKLLKDKVRQEGIVLSNQVLKVDSFLNHQMDPVLMKEVGKEFTRRFEGEKITRVLTIESSGIAPGIMTALELNVPLIFARKQKSLTLREDILVEKVYSFTKQETNEITVAKKFMEPGDRVLIIDDFLANGEAAFGLARIVEQVGAEVVGIGIVIEKAFQPGGRLLKEAGYRVESLVRIGALSDGQVTFADEEGTN encoded by the coding sequence ATGAAGTTGTTGAAGGACAAGGTGCGCCAGGAAGGCATTGTGCTGTCCAATCAGGTGCTGAAGGTCGACTCGTTTCTGAACCACCAGATGGACCCGGTGTTGATGAAAGAAGTCGGCAAGGAATTCACCCGCCGTTTTGAAGGGGAAAAGATTACACGGGTCCTGACGATCGAATCGTCCGGAATCGCGCCAGGCATCATGACTGCGCTGGAGTTGAACGTGCCGCTCATTTTTGCACGCAAACAGAAGTCGCTTACGCTGCGCGAGGATATTCTTGTAGAGAAGGTGTACTCCTTCACCAAGCAGGAAACCAATGAAATCACGGTAGCCAAAAAGTTCATGGAACCGGGCGACCGCGTGCTGATCATCGACGATTTTCTTGCCAACGGCGAAGCGGCATTTGGTCTGGCACGGATCGTGGAGCAGGTTGGGGCCGAGGTTGTGGGCATCGGCATCGTGATCGAGAAGGCGTTCCAGCCAGGCGGCCGTTTGCTGAAGGAAGCCGGATACCGCGTGGAGTCGCTGGTTCGCATCGGCGCCCTGTCGGACGGACAGGTCACGTTTGCGGATGAGGAGGGCACGAACTGA
- a CDS encoding Gfo/Idh/MocA family oxidoreductase: MNTGKRLHIGMIGTGSISDLHLRYYAQNEQAVIYAICDLNEQRAAAAAQKYEAQSVYTDYREMLKDPHVDAVSICTWNNTHADLAIAALEAGKHVLLEKPVATTVVDALRIQEAVKKSGCTLVVGFVRRYDNNMQMLRRFVEAGEFGELYYAKASLLRRHGNPGGWFADKNRSGGGPLIDLGVHIIDQCWYMMGRPKPISVSGNTYRKLGNRANVEHLSFYKAADYSSAVNDVEDMANAMIRFENGASLVVDVSFTLHARKDETYVKLYGERGGLELEPETLIVAEKHNTILNIEPQTDHSGLHIHSAFQNQIDHFVDCCLNGTEPISPIADGVTSTRMLCGIYESAEKGKEIRLD, translated from the coding sequence ATGAATACGGGCAAAAGGCTGCATATCGGCATGATTGGCACAGGCTCCATTTCGGATCTTCATCTTAGATACTATGCCCAGAACGAACAGGCCGTGATCTATGCGATCTGCGATCTGAACGAGCAGCGGGCTGCGGCAGCGGCGCAGAAATACGAGGCACAGTCGGTGTACACCGACTACCGTGAAATGTTGAAAGACCCTCATGTGGACGCCGTCAGCATCTGCACATGGAACAATACCCATGCCGATCTTGCCATCGCAGCTTTGGAAGCGGGAAAACATGTCTTGCTGGAAAAGCCGGTTGCCACCACGGTTGTGGATGCGCTGCGCATTCAGGAGGCGGTAAAGAAGAGCGGCTGCACCCTCGTCGTCGGATTCGTCCGGCGTTATGACAACAACATGCAGATGCTGCGCAGATTTGTGGAGGCCGGGGAGTTCGGGGAACTGTACTACGCCAAGGCTTCCCTTCTCCGAAGGCACGGGAATCCGGGAGGCTGGTTTGCCGACAAAAATCGCTCCGGCGGAGGTCCCCTAATCGATCTGGGCGTACATATCATCGACCAATGCTGGTACATGATGGGCAGGCCCAAACCGATATCGGTAAGCGGCAATACGTACCGGAAGCTGGGCAACCGGGCAAACGTAGAGCATCTTTCCTTTTACAAAGCAGCCGATTACAGTTCAGCCGTCAACGACGTGGAGGATATGGCCAACGCGATGATCCGATTCGAGAACGGCGCTTCGCTCGTCGTGGACGTGAGCTTTACGCTCCATGCTCGCAAGGATGAAACCTATGTGAAGCTGTACGGCGAGCGAGGGGGGCTCGAGCTCGAACCGGAGACGCTGATCGTTGCGGAGAAACACAATACGATCCTCAACATCGAACCGCAGACGGATCATTCCGGTCTTCATATTCACAGTGCGTTCCAGAACCAGATCGACCATTTCGTGGATTGCTGTCTGAACGGCACGGAGCCGATCAGCCCCATCGCCGATGGCGTGACTTCCACCAGAATGCTGTGCGGCATTTACGAGTCAGCCGAGAAGGGAAAAGAAATTCGTTTGGACTAA
- a CDS encoding zinc ribbon domain-containing protein, which yields MKLLQRIKNGANRATERAQHAVEIGKLNNQILGLQEEQRVHFTDMGRIFYEGYRANDMINIEKDMVELSNLCDELQDEIDGLRTKIAELKNERLCECGHVASLDANFCPKCGRKLGEFKPAAQQQADPGYPSARNEAAVSLSKESPAPENPKSMPAEEEDPYEAAIPSIADLEEEMEYNGMDFTQEEKEAFDAEWERRREEEMQRERERQQELDERIRYWKENNPIVGNVHVQNEVARELVNCQICASELPKGSKWCPRCGAEQI from the coding sequence ATGAAATTGCTTCAACGTATCAAAAACGGAGCAAACCGCGCTACGGAACGCGCACAGCACGCGGTTGAAATTGGCAAATTGAACAATCAGATTTTGGGCTTGCAGGAGGAACAGAGAGTCCATTTTACAGATATGGGACGTATTTTTTACGAAGGCTACCGGGCGAATGACATGATCAATATCGAGAAGGACATGGTGGAGCTTTCGAATCTGTGCGATGAGCTTCAGGATGAAATCGACGGATTGCGTACCAAAATCGCGGAATTGAAGAACGAACGCTTATGCGAATGCGGTCATGTTGCCTCGCTGGATGCCAATTTTTGTCCGAAATGCGGACGCAAGCTTGGCGAGTTCAAGCCTGCTGCACAACAACAGGCTGATCCAGGATACCCATCTGCGCGCAACGAAGCTGCAGTGTCTCTGAGCAAGGAAAGCCCTGCCCCAGAGAATCCGAAATCGATGCCAGCGGAGGAGGAAGACCCGTACGAAGCGGCCATCCCTTCCATTGCCGATCTGGAGGAAGAGATGGAGTATAACGGCATGGATTTCACCCAAGAGGAGAAGGAAGCTTTCGATGCCGAGTGGGAGCGGCGCCGCGAGGAGGAAATGCAGCGCGAACGCGAGCGCCAGCAGGAATTGGACGAACGGATCAGGTATTGGAAGGAAAACAATCCGATTGTGGGCAACGTTCATGTGCAGAATGAGGTTGCCCGCGAATTGGTGAATTGCCAGATTTGCGCCTCGGAGCTGCCGAAGGGCTCCAAATGGTGCCCGCGCTGCGGAGCAGAACAGATTTGA
- a CDS encoding nucleobase:cation symporter-2 family protein, with protein MARERIFQGHRHPIQTFSLGLQHVLAMYAGAVVVPLIVSSALGFTTEQLTYLIAIDLLACGVATLLQVWGNRFFGVGLPVMLGCAFQAVSPMILIGMKSGVSAIYGAIIASGLFVVLFSGLFGKLIRLFPPVVTGSVVTIIGLTLIPVAFNDLGGGQGAEDFGSGTHLILGFGVLVFIILMTRFTTGFLRSISVLVGLLAGTIAAGFMGAVDFAPVREASWFHVVQPFYFGKPTFEIVPILTMILVSIVSVAESTGVFMALGKILDRDLDSKDLARGYRAEGLAIVLGGIFNSFPYTTYSQNVGLVQMTRVKTRDVIVVAGGLLVVIGFVPKIAALAQLIPGSVLGGAMVALFGMVVSSGIRILGTQVDLGRHENLFIIACSVGMGLGVTVVPQLFAGAPDWAQIMLGNGIIAGSFTAIFMNLLFNGLGTKESAARMAEKQAEGILGETGKSA; from the coding sequence ATGGCACGCGAACGTATCTTTCAAGGCCACCGTCATCCCATCCAAACGTTCTCGCTGGGGCTCCAGCATGTGCTGGCTATGTATGCAGGGGCCGTGGTGGTGCCGCTCATCGTCAGCAGTGCGCTCGGTTTTACGACAGAGCAGCTCACATACCTGATCGCGATCGACTTGCTTGCTTGCGGCGTGGCTACGCTGCTGCAGGTATGGGGAAACCGCTTCTTCGGCGTCGGGCTGCCCGTCATGCTCGGTTGTGCGTTTCAAGCCGTTTCGCCAATGATCCTGATCGGCATGAAGAGCGGAGTGTCAGCCATCTATGGCGCCATCATTGCCTCCGGATTGTTCGTGGTATTGTTCTCGGGATTGTTCGGCAAACTGATCCGGCTCTTCCCGCCTGTCGTGACGGGTTCAGTAGTAACCATTATCGGACTTACCCTGATTCCGGTCGCATTTAATGACCTGGGCGGCGGTCAGGGAGCCGAGGACTTCGGCAGCGGTACTCATCTGATCCTTGGTTTTGGCGTGCTGGTGTTCATCATCCTGATGACGCGTTTCACGACAGGATTCCTGCGTTCCATTTCCGTATTGGTCGGACTGCTTGCAGGCACGATTGCAGCCGGATTCATGGGCGCGGTCGATTTCGCACCGGTTCGCGAAGCGAGCTGGTTCCATGTCGTGCAGCCGTTTTATTTCGGGAAGCCGACCTTTGAAATCGTTCCGATTCTGACCATGATTCTGGTTTCCATCGTCAGCGTAGCGGAGTCCACGGGTGTGTTTATGGCGCTGGGCAAAATTTTGGACAGAGACCTTGACTCGAAGGATTTGGCGCGCGGTTATCGTGCCGAAGGATTGGCCATCGTGCTCGGCGGTATTTTCAATTCGTTCCCGTATACGACGTATTCGCAAAACGTAGGGCTTGTCCAGATGACCCGCGTCAAAACGCGTGATGTGATCGTTGTTGCCGGCGGATTGCTGGTCGTCATCGGATTCGTACCGAAAATCGCGGCGCTGGCGCAGCTGATTCCAGGTTCGGTTCTGGGCGGGGCGATGGTAGCCTTGTTCGGCATGGTTGTGTCTTCCGGCATCCGTATTTTGGGCACGCAAGTCGATCTGGGCCGTCATGAAAATCTGTTCATCATTGCCTGCTCCGTCGGGATGGGGCTTGGCGTAACGGTCGTTCCGCAATTGTTTGCGGGTGCGCCGGATTGGGCGCAAATCATGCTCGGCAACGGCATCATTGCCGGCAGCTTTACAGCCATTTTCATGAACCTGTTGTTTAATGGACTGGGTACAAAGGAATCTGCAGCCCGGATGGCCGAGAAACAGGCTGAAGGCATTCTTGGAGAAACGGGCAAATCGGCATAA